One window of Nocardioides dongkuii genomic DNA carries:
- a CDS encoding DUF6049 family protein codes for MLRPLSLLPALVVVAATAAVGVVPTEPASAGPAPGPAPSAAPAEEDAPLAVALDSVSPSAIPREGRVTVVGTVTNLDDVTWSAINMYPFVSAEPLTTRAEIAEAVDSDPQVSVGDRLTDQGPYDTIDRLDPGETARFAVRVRQRDLGADEQGVYWFGVHALGETTEGRDDVATADGRARTFLPRMTGSGRQVQTAVVVPVRGAIDYDPDGSLADPEDWTSTLSDGGRLQSLVELGAAAGSRPVSWLVDPALPDAVARLAAGNPGRSLAPSLDPDATEDPDAAAVDPGSSASPSPSPSEPVPPVTLEPDDGEESEESGDAPAEEPDPADLAAAEAATGWLDLFRDALGSGEALALPYGDLDVAAAAQHDPGAYLRARERSGSALQPGDVATTPALGSPAGYLDERAIRMVSDEETIVVSDEMLAALGPDVPAVVTFAGHRLVVAASDVATGGPGPDDPLATVALRQRVLAEAAVRRLETPRAPLVVVLPTGWIPDDPEEFFGGLDHDWLDLDTLTDVAETRATPVDAEELLYPESQVRRELDEAAFAAATALTEAGRTLQNLLTRNDTVGREVSDQAMTSLSYAARIDPRAVRADTEAATAEIDRQLRDVSVSAPDKVILSSASGQFSALLENSLDESVTVRIQAVADESMTITMPDEDITLPPGGRRTVLLTAATEQQGVHNVTLRVTDIAGTPLGSSDRLPIRAAQVSGVIWLIIATGCALLFGAIAVRLVRRLRAARRTPQAEPTDHADAPDTSQEHAPA; via the coding sequence ATGCTCCGCCCTCTGTCGCTGCTGCCTGCCCTCGTGGTGGTCGCCGCGACGGCGGCGGTGGGCGTCGTACCCACGGAGCCGGCGTCGGCCGGCCCGGCGCCCGGTCCGGCGCCGAGCGCCGCGCCCGCCGAGGAGGACGCCCCGCTCGCGGTGGCCCTGGACTCCGTGTCGCCGTCCGCGATCCCCCGCGAGGGCCGGGTGACGGTGGTGGGGACGGTGACCAACCTGGACGACGTGACCTGGTCGGCGATCAACATGTACCCGTTCGTCTCCGCCGAGCCGCTCACCACCCGCGCCGAGATCGCCGAGGCCGTCGACTCCGACCCGCAGGTCTCCGTCGGCGACCGGCTCACCGACCAGGGGCCCTACGACACCATCGACCGGCTCGACCCCGGCGAGACGGCGCGCTTCGCGGTCCGGGTGCGCCAGCGCGACCTGGGGGCCGACGAGCAAGGCGTCTACTGGTTCGGCGTGCACGCGCTCGGCGAGACGACCGAGGGCCGCGACGACGTCGCGACCGCCGACGGCCGGGCCCGCACCTTCCTGCCCCGGATGACCGGGTCGGGCCGCCAGGTGCAGACCGCGGTCGTGGTCCCGGTGCGCGGCGCGATCGACTACGACCCGGACGGCTCGCTGGCGGATCCGGAGGACTGGACCTCCACGCTCTCGGACGGCGGCCGGCTGCAGTCCCTGGTCGAGCTCGGCGCCGCCGCCGGGAGCCGGCCGGTCAGCTGGCTGGTCGACCCCGCGCTGCCCGACGCCGTCGCCCGCCTGGCCGCCGGCAACCCCGGCCGGTCCCTGGCCCCGAGCCTGGACCCCGACGCCACCGAGGACCCCGACGCCGCGGCCGTCGACCCCGGCTCCTCCGCGTCGCCGAGCCCCAGCCCGTCGGAGCCGGTCCCGCCGGTCACCCTCGAGCCCGACGACGGCGAGGAGTCCGAGGAGTCCGGGGACGCCCCCGCCGAGGAGCCCGACCCCGCCGACCTGGCGGCCGCGGAGGCCGCGACCGGCTGGCTCGACCTCTTCCGCGACGCGCTCGGCTCCGGCGAGGCGCTCGCGCTGCCGTACGGCGACCTCGACGTCGCCGCCGCCGCGCAGCACGACCCCGGGGCGTACCTCCGCGCCCGGGAGCGGTCCGGCTCGGCGCTGCAGCCCGGCGACGTGGCGACCACCCCGGCGCTGGGCTCGCCCGCCGGCTACCTCGACGAGCGGGCGATCCGGATGGTCTCCGACGAGGAGACCATCGTGGTCTCCGACGAGATGCTCGCCGCGCTCGGACCCGACGTCCCCGCCGTGGTCACGTTCGCGGGCCACCGGCTGGTCGTCGCCGCCTCGGACGTGGCGACGGGCGGGCCCGGGCCCGACGACCCGCTCGCCACGGTCGCGCTGCGCCAGCGGGTGCTCGCCGAGGCCGCCGTACGCCGTCTCGAGACGCCGCGCGCACCGCTCGTCGTCGTGCTGCCCACGGGCTGGATCCCCGACGACCCCGAGGAGTTCTTCGGCGGCCTCGACCACGACTGGCTCGACCTGGACACCCTCACCGACGTGGCCGAGACCCGGGCCACCCCCGTCGACGCCGAGGAGCTGCTGTACCCCGAGAGCCAGGTGCGGCGCGAGCTCGACGAGGCCGCCTTCGCCGCCGCGACGGCCCTCACCGAGGCCGGCCGGACGCTGCAGAACCTGCTCACCCGCAACGACACCGTCGGCCGCGAGGTCAGCGACCAGGCGATGACCTCGCTCTCCTACGCAGCCCGGATCGACCCGCGGGCGGTGCGCGCCGACACCGAAGCCGCTACCGCGGAGATCGACCGGCAGCTGCGCGACGTCAGCGTCTCGGCGCCCGACAAGGTGATCCTCTCCAGCGCCAGCGGCCAGTTCTCGGCGCTGCTCGAGAACTCCCTCGACGAGTCCGTGACCGTGCGGATCCAGGCGGTCGCCGACGAGTCGATGACCATCACGATGCCCGACGAGGACATCACGCTGCCCCCGGGCGGCCGGCGGACCGTGCTGCTCACCGCCGCCACCGAGCAGCAGGGCGTCCACAACGTCACGCTGCGGGTCACCGACATCGCCGGCACGCCGCTCGGCTCCTCCGACCGGCTCCCCATCCGCGCCGCGCAGGTCAGCGGCGTGATCTGGTTGATCATCGCCACCGGGTGCGCGCTGCTGTTCGGCGCCATCGCCGTCCGGCTGGTACGCCGGCTGCGCGCCGCCCGCCGTACCCCCCAGGCCGAGCCGACCGACCACGCCGACGCCCCCGACACCAGCCAGGAGCACGCCCCCGCATGA
- the murJ gene encoding murein biosynthesis integral membrane protein MurJ, which translates to MTEPAPPAPADRTAEDQEQRSILGSSAVMAAGTVVSRLSGFVRSGLLLAALGNGLHADVFNIANTIPNMLYILLAGGVFNAVLVPQLVRAMRSDEDGGAAYTSRIVTLAALFLGGVTVVLVLAAPWVVALATDGSWSPEAQRSAVDFARLCLPQVFFYGMFVLVGQVLNAHGRFGPMMWAPIANNVVSVAVLVIYLVVYGTTGGSTDGGFTTNQELLLGLGSTLGIAVQLLVLVPYLRAAGVRLDPRFDFRGTGLGHTLRLGTWTVLFVLANQVAYFVVVRLASSGTADGGADGTGYSVYSTAFLIIMVPHSVITVSLATAVLPTLSAHGADGDLRGLAARLGATLRTALAVTVPFAALLPLVATDLARLISYGRSADTYENFVPSLALFGPGLVFFTVHYLVLRGFYAVERTRTVFYIQCAVAVTNIVVAALLVNATGDADTAPALVVGYSAAYLVGSVISYTVLARVLGGLESRVLVRFLVRLGVTVAVSTAVAGGAYAVGQALLGAPTYLEALLRAGVVTALDVAVFLLLARALRLREVTSVLATITRRLPAARRG; encoded by the coding sequence ATGACCGAGCCCGCACCGCCCGCCCCGGCCGACCGGACCGCAGAGGACCAGGAGCAGCGCAGCATCCTCGGCTCCAGCGCGGTGATGGCCGCCGGGACCGTCGTCTCCCGGCTCAGCGGCTTCGTGCGGTCGGGGCTGCTGCTCGCCGCGCTCGGCAACGGCCTGCACGCCGACGTGTTCAACATCGCGAACACGATCCCCAACATGCTCTACATCCTGCTGGCGGGCGGCGTGTTCAACGCGGTGCTGGTCCCGCAGCTGGTCCGGGCGATGCGCTCCGACGAGGACGGCGGCGCGGCGTACACCAGCCGGATCGTCACGCTGGCGGCGCTCTTCCTGGGCGGGGTCACCGTCGTGCTGGTGCTGGCGGCCCCCTGGGTCGTCGCGCTCGCCACCGACGGCAGCTGGTCCCCCGAGGCGCAGCGGTCGGCGGTCGACTTCGCCCGGCTCTGCCTGCCGCAGGTCTTCTTCTACGGGATGTTCGTGCTGGTCGGGCAGGTGCTCAACGCCCACGGCCGGTTCGGCCCGATGATGTGGGCGCCGATCGCCAACAACGTGGTCTCGGTGGCCGTCCTGGTGATCTACCTGGTCGTGTACGGCACCACGGGCGGGTCCACCGACGGCGGCTTCACGACCAACCAGGAGCTGCTGCTCGGCCTCGGGTCGACGCTCGGCATCGCCGTGCAGCTGCTGGTCCTGGTGCCCTACCTGCGCGCCGCCGGGGTGCGGCTGGACCCGCGCTTCGACTTCCGCGGCACCGGGCTGGGGCACACGCTGCGGCTCGGCACCTGGACGGTCCTGTTCGTGCTGGCCAACCAGGTCGCGTACTTCGTGGTGGTCCGGCTCGCCTCGAGCGGCACGGCGGACGGCGGCGCCGACGGGACCGGCTACAGCGTCTACTCGACCGCGTTCCTCATCATCATGGTCCCGCACTCGGTGATCACGGTGTCGCTCGCGACCGCCGTGCTCCCGACGCTCTCGGCGCACGGCGCGGACGGCGACCTGCGCGGGCTCGCCGCCCGGCTCGGCGCCACGCTGCGCACCGCCCTGGCGGTCACGGTGCCGTTCGCCGCGCTGCTGCCGCTGGTGGCGACCGACCTGGCCCGGCTGATCTCCTACGGCCGCTCCGCGGACACCTACGAGAACTTCGTCCCCTCCCTCGCCCTCTTCGGGCCGGGGCTGGTCTTCTTCACCGTGCACTACCTGGTGCTCCGCGGCTTCTACGCCGTCGAGCGCACCCGCACCGTGTTCTACATCCAGTGCGCGGTGGCGGTCACCAACATCGTCGTCGCGGCACTGCTGGTCAACGCCACGGGCGACGCCGACACCGCCCCCGCGCTGGTGGTCGGCTACTCGGCGGCGTACCTCGTCGGTTCGGTCATCTCCTACACCGTCCTGGCGCGGGTGCTGGGCGGGCTGGAGTCGCGCGTGCTGGTGCGCTTCCTGGTCCGCCTCGGCGTCACGGTGGCGGTCTCGACCGCCGTCGCGGGCGGGGCGTACGCCGTGGGGCAGGCGCTGCTCGGGGCCCCGACGTACCTCGAGGCGCTGCTGCGCGCCGGCGTGGTCACCGCGCTCGACGTCGCCGTCTTCCTGCTGCTCGCGCGGGCGCTGCGGCTGCGCGAGGTCACCTCCGTGCTCGCCACCATCACGCGCCGGCTTCCGGCCGCGCGCCGGGGATGA
- a CDS encoding protein kinase family protein translates to MPLSIRPGDVLAGRYRLVDLLSESGNGKFWRAHDRVLERHVALHVIAEGDERAEALVEAARRSATVPDRRILRVLDAERSGGLCYVVNEWGSGTSLDALVATHGPLPPRRAAWLVAEVADTIATAHAAGVAHGRLTPENVLIDGTGAVKVIGLAVDAALHGLGPGRLATDVTDLAGLLYCALTGRWAGVSPSAVPPAPQDHGRVLRPRQVRAGVPRPLDALCEEVLDPYAAARAGSAHDTASARGIADLLADFVGDPTGLPEQLAMVNEHRDETVVLPPLEEIPAPDPEPEPEPEPEPEPPPRAVPEPEPTQAGMPIFGEGEDDVSWLTAPGAPAPPPPPFEEPPERPLFAPEPSDGEPLRRQRPSVAAVAGLQGRGDYWPWEGTDPGRATGTGLTPVVEDAEVPGRSWLRLAAGIAAALLLLVAVVVAVNLGRGKTPLGTEPDDPTSSAASPTATPSTTPTPLAGLAATDFDPQSEDGDENPEGVGATVDGDPATTWRTSTYEQQLGPAGLKTGVGLVVDLGSVVDVAEVDLTMVEEPTAVQLYLTEEPPTAIADLEPVAELTVGTEDTATLEEPARGRYLTVWFTALPAVSDGFRAEVAEIRVRG, encoded by the coding sequence GTGCCGCTCTCGATCCGACCCGGTGACGTCCTCGCCGGCCGCTACCGGCTGGTGGACCTGCTCAGCGAGAGCGGGAACGGCAAGTTCTGGCGCGCCCACGACCGGGTGCTCGAGCGGCACGTCGCGCTGCACGTCATCGCCGAGGGCGACGAGCGGGCCGAGGCGCTCGTCGAGGCCGCCCGCCGGTCGGCGACCGTGCCCGACCGCCGGATCCTGCGCGTGCTCGACGCCGAGCGCTCGGGCGGGCTCTGCTACGTCGTCAACGAGTGGGGCTCCGGCACCTCCCTCGACGCCCTGGTGGCCACCCACGGGCCGCTGCCGCCGCGGCGGGCGGCCTGGCTGGTCGCCGAGGTCGCCGACACGATCGCCACCGCCCACGCCGCCGGCGTCGCGCACGGCCGGCTGACGCCGGAGAACGTGCTGATCGACGGGACCGGCGCGGTCAAGGTGATCGGGCTCGCCGTCGACGCCGCCCTGCACGGGCTCGGCCCGGGGCGGCTCGCCACCGACGTCACCGACCTCGCCGGGCTGCTCTACTGCGCGCTCACCGGCCGGTGGGCGGGGGTCTCGCCGTCGGCGGTCCCGCCCGCGCCCCAGGACCACGGCCGGGTGCTGCGACCCCGGCAGGTGCGGGCCGGCGTACCCCGGCCGCTGGACGCGCTCTGCGAGGAGGTGCTCGACCCGTACGCCGCGGCGCGCGCCGGCTCCGCCCACGACACGGCGAGCGCCCGCGGCATCGCCGACCTGCTCGCGGACTTCGTCGGCGACCCCACCGGGCTGCCCGAGCAGCTGGCGATGGTCAACGAGCACCGCGACGAGACCGTCGTGCTGCCCCCGCTCGAGGAGATCCCGGCCCCCGACCCGGAGCCGGAACCCGAGCCGGAGCCGGAGCCGGAGCCCCCGCCCCGTGCGGTCCCCGAGCCCGAGCCCACCCAGGCCGGGATGCCGATCTTCGGCGAGGGCGAGGACGACGTGTCCTGGCTGACCGCGCCGGGCGCGCCCGCGCCGCCCCCGCCGCCGTTCGAGGAGCCGCCCGAGCGCCCCCTCTTCGCCCCCGAGCCGTCCGACGGCGAGCCGCTGCGCCGCCAGCGGCCGTCGGTCGCCGCGGTGGCCGGGCTGCAGGGCCGGGGCGACTACTGGCCGTGGGAGGGCACCGACCCCGGTCGCGCCACCGGCACCGGGCTCACCCCGGTGGTCGAGGACGCCGAGGTGCCCGGGCGCAGCTGGCTGCGGCTCGCCGCCGGGATCGCCGCCGCGCTGCTGCTCCTCGTCGCCGTCGTGGTCGCGGTCAACCTCGGCCGCGGCAAGACGCCGCTCGGCACCGAGCCCGACGACCCGACCTCCTCCGCGGCGTCGCCCACCGCCACTCCCTCGACCACCCCGACCCCGCTGGCCGGGCTGGCCGCGACCGACTTCGACCCCCAGAGCGAGGACGGCGACGAGAACCCCGAGGGTGTCGGCGCCACCGTGGACGGCGACCCCGCGACGACGTGGCGCACCTCGACGTACGAGCAGCAGCTCGGGCCCGCCGGCCTGAAGACCGGCGTCGGCCTGGTCGTCGACCTGGGGTCGGTCGTCGACGTCGCCGAGGTCGACCTGACGATGGTCGAGGAGCCCACCGCGGTCCAGCTCTACCTCACCGAGGAGCCGCCCACCGCGATCGCCGACCTGGAGCCGGTCGCCGAGCTCACCGTGGGCACCGAGGACACCGCGACCCTCGAGGAGCCGGCGCGGGGCCGCTACCTCACCGTCTGGTTCACCGCGCTGCCGGCGGTGAGCGACGGCTTCCGTGCGGAGGTCGCGGAGATCCGGGTGCGGGGATGA
- the sigM gene encoding RNA polymerase sigma factor SigM yields the protein MSPADEPPDGGPSDAALLAAHVAGDPAAFGVLFGRHRDRLWAVALRTTGNPEDAADGLQDGMVAAYRRAASFRGEAMVTTWLHRVVVNACLDRLRAQKVRRAEPLPDDHEERGGRGSLVSATTDVEDPADLSVRAERRRLVLDALGRIPAEQRAALVLVDMEGYSVLEAAAILDCAVGTVKSRCSRGRTRLAGLLGVLAPGGDPDHEPPGNPLPPPSVRPQGSRAPP from the coding sequence ATGAGCCCGGCCGACGAGCCCCCCGACGGGGGGCCCTCGGACGCCGCGCTGCTGGCCGCGCACGTCGCCGGCGACCCCGCGGCCTTCGGCGTCCTCTTCGGGCGGCACCGCGACCGGCTCTGGGCGGTCGCGCTCCGCACGACCGGCAACCCCGAGGACGCCGCCGACGGGCTGCAGGACGGCATGGTCGCGGCGTACCGCCGGGCGGCGTCGTTCCGCGGCGAGGCGATGGTGACCACCTGGCTGCACCGGGTGGTCGTCAACGCCTGCCTGGACCGCCTCCGCGCCCAGAAGGTACGCCGCGCCGAACCGCTCCCGGACGACCACGAGGAGCGCGGGGGCCGGGGCTCGCTGGTCTCGGCCACCACGGACGTCGAGGACCCCGCCGACCTCTCGGTCCGCGCCGAGCGGCGCCGGCTGGTGCTCGACGCGCTGGGCCGGATCCCGGCGGAGCAGCGGGCCGCGCTGGTGCTGGTCGACATGGAGGGCTACTCCGTGCTGGAGGCGGCGGCGATCCTCGACTGCGCCGTCGGTACGGTGAAGTCCCGTTGCTCCCGCGGCCGGACCCGCCTGGCGGGCCTGCTGGGCGTGCTCGCCCCCGGGGGTGACCCGGACCACGAGCCGCCGGGGAACCCGCTCCCGCCGCCGTCCGTCCGACCCCAGGGCTCCCGCGCTCCCCCGTGA